One Fictibacillus halophilus genomic window, CGTTGTAATCGACGAAAGTGCTAAAGTCACGGTATCTGCAAAGCAAAAGGTAGATCCTTCAAATCCTTCACAGATTGGTGCAAGTATGCCAGGAACTGTGATCAAGGTTCTAGTCGAAAAAGGGGAGAAGGTTAAAAAAGGCGATCATCTTATGATAACTGAAGCCATGAAGATGGAGACGACGGTTCAAGCTCCATTTGATGGAACCGTTAAAGAGATTTCCGTTCAAAACGGAGAAGGAATCGCTGCTGGTGATCTTTTAATAGAGTTGATTAAGTAATAATAAAAGGCTGTTTTCGTAAACTTTGTTGCTCTTGGAAGTGTTGATTTCCGTTACAGGCTGCTCGCTTTCCACGGGGCAGGCGGTGAGCCACATTCGTACGTTTCACTCTTAAGTGTCTCACCTGCCCGCCTGTCCCGTAGGAGTCTCGCACCTTCCACTCCAATCAATTGTCAAAGGTGACAAGGAGTTAAAAGCAACATTCATTTAGAAAAGAGCAAATAAAAAAACCAAGGTGCAAAACGTGCACCTTGGTTTTTTTTGATTTACTTTCGATATACGATTAAAGCTAAGTAGCTCAGCGTTCCAAACAAGAAAGAGATGATCAATCCATGCCCAAGGGCTACGAATAAGTTTAAGTTTGAATATACGATCAATGCTCCAGATACACCTTGGAGAATGACAAAAAGTAGAGCGAATTGAAATCCTTTTGTGACTACTTTTTGATCGCTATAGTACTTTCTAGCGTGGTACCAAGCATATACGATCCAAATAAAAAGAACGATAGCAGCAATACGATGCAATAAATGAATACTTGCTTGAGATCCTATTGTTGCGAATATGGTTCCGTTGCACAATGGAAACTCCGGACCACAACCCATACTTGAGCCGGTATGTCTTACGAGTGCACCCGTGTATACAACAGCATACAAATACGCGAATAACCAGTAGATGTTCTTTTTAAATGCGGGTGAGACTTTTGCAATAAAAGGACGATCAGGATCTTCAAAGGAAAGAATCGCTATCAAGAGAACACTTGCGAACGAAACGAGTGAAAAGCCGAAATGAGAAGCAAGAACGGCTGAAGATTGGCTCCAAATTACGGCAGCGGCTCCTAAAAGACCTTGAAGGATAATAAAGAATACAGCTGATCCAGCCAAAATCTTTATTTCTCTTCTATGTGGTTCTCGTCTCCAAGCCCAAATCGCCAGTATGATAACGAGAAGACCAAGCCATGCTGACACAAAACGGTGACTCACTTCAATAATCGTTTCGAGTTTAGGTGCTGTAGGCAAGATTTCTCCATAACAGAGCGGCCACGAGTTACCGCATCCATCACCGGAGCCTGTTTTTGTTACAACAGCTCCCATCAGCAATACGAGCAACATACCTAGTGAAGTAATAATAGAATAAATCTGATAAAATCTTTTCAATTCATTCACCTGCTTTTTTTGTCCTATAACCGTTCACAAATTTGTAATATTTTCAACAAGTATTCCAGGCACTTCCATCGTACAAATAAGATAAGATAGTGTCTATATTAGTCGAAGTATACAAAGCACTTGATTTGTTTTATAATGTTAGAGGACATTTTCTTTATATATCACTATCCTATCATATAGGTAAAACGTTCTACTTTACATATTGTGAACAGATGAAGACATTTTTTTACCGTTGATTTTAGAGTCAAGCCCATATAGAATGAATGAGGGCTTAAATAACAGCAAAAGCAAGATTTGGAACATTTTACTCTAAAAGGAGGTGTATCTGTTGAGCAAAACTCCAACTGCATATGAAGTCGCTAACAAAGTAATGGAACCCGGACCTCTATCTGAAGCGAACCCTACAGGCACCTGGAAGGATTTTTTAACCATCGCGAAGCTCGGAATCGTTATGAGTAACTTGATTACGACATTTGCTGGATTCTTTCTAGCTTTAAAATATAACAATCTTTTATTTTCTGACAAGATTGGTGATCTAGTTCTTTGTATTTTAGGTGCAGCATTAGTTATCGCAGGTGGCTGCTGCTTAAATAACTATATTGATAGAGATATAGACCAGCTGATGGAACGTACGATTGAACGGCCGACAGTTACAGGCAGGATCAGTGCGAATCAAGTTCTTTGGGTAGGTATTATTCTTTCCGCAATCGGAACAGTTATGCTTGCAATGACAACCTTAACGGCAGCAGTAATGGGATTGATTGGACTTTTCGTATATGTCGTTGTTTACACGATGTGGCTTAAACGAACTCATTCTATTAACACGGTAATCGGAGGCATATCTGGGGCGGTACCGCCATTAATCGGCTGGGCAGCTGTAGATGCAAACCTTCATTGGGTTGCTTGGATCTTATTCTTGATCATGTTTTTATGGCAGCCACCACACTTTTTGGCGCTTGCGATGAAACGATGTGAAGATTATCGAAAAGCAGGAATTCCGATGCTTCCTGTTGTATCCGGTTTCGCATTAACGAAACGTCAGATGATCTGGTACGTATCCGCATTACTTCCTGTGTCTCTTTACCTGTTTGAATTTGGTATCGTCTACTTGATCTTGGCTGCTGTGTTAGGAACAGGATGGCTTATTCTAGCATTATCAGGGTTAAAGACAAAGGATGACATGAAGTGGGCTCGTATGATGTTCGTATATTCGTTGAATTATATGACCATTATGTTTGTTGCTATGATCTTAGTGAACATATAGATTTTATACTGGAACAGCGCGATTGTGCTGTTCCTATAATCGCCTTTACATAAAAGGGCTTTCATAAAAAAGTATAGATGAAGGCTTATCGTTTATAGTCACTCTTAAGAGTGAAGTTCCTAGTTGTTTAGAGAAAAGGGTTTTATTGTGTTAGATTTACTTTTGCTATTTCCATTCAAATAACACATTTATTTGAATTGAATAGATAGAACATTCAGTCAAAACAGACTACAACGAGAAAGTGGGGTATATGTAGTGATGAAAAAATGGCTACAAAAAGGGCGTTTTCTTTCCTTATTTGCCATGTTGGCTCTTCTTTTGATGGGGTGCGGAGATCCGACTCTATCAACTTTAATTCCGCAAGGTGAAGTTGCTGACAAACAGTTCCAGCTGATGCTGATCTCTATTAGTATTATGATTCTGGTCCTGGTGGTAGTTTTCGTTCTTTATGCATTCGTATTATTGAAGTTTAGAAAGAGAAAAGGTGACAATTCTACACCTAAGCAAGTGGAAGGTAACCATATGCTTGAATTATTATGGACAGTTATTCCAATTTTATTGCTTATCATTTTAGCTGTACCAACTGTAATGAGAACGTTTGAATTCTCTGCAGATGCAAAACCAGCTTCAAAGAACGAGTTAAGCATTAAGGTTACTGGACACCAATATTGGTGGGAGTTTGAGTATCCGAAAGAAGAATTGATCACTTCTCAGGAATTGGTTCTTCCAGCAGATACGAAAGTACATGTTGAATTATCATCTGCTGATGTTATTCACTCTTTCTGGATTCCTTCACTAGCTGGTAAGACAGACACGAACCCTGGTGATAAAAACAAGAACTACATGTGGTTTGATACGGGAAGTAAGACAGACGTAGTGTACAAAGGGAAATGTGCTGAACTTTGTGGTGCATCCCATGCTTTAATGGACTTTAAAGTAAGAGTTGTTTCTAAAGAAGACTACAAGAACTGGGTTGCGGGCTATAAAGCGGCTGACGACAAATCTTCTGCTAATGCTGATGGACAACAAGTCTTTGAAAAGAACTGTTTATCTTGTCACGCTGTTGGACAAAACGGCGGGAACACAGGACCTAGCTTAACTGGTTTTGGGGATAAAGACCGTGTAGCAGGTATCTTAGAGCATGATAAAGAAAATCTGAAAAAGTGGATCAAGGACCCTCAAGAAGTTAAACCAGGCAACAACATGCCTAAAGTGAATCTTTCTGATGAGGAAATTGATGCCGTTTCAGATTACTTGTTAGGTCTTAAATTGAAATAGTCTTAAGCATTGCAAAAAAGGAGGTTACACCGTGGCAACTCACGAAAGTCACAAAAAGAGAAGTGGGTTAATGGATTGGCTCACTACCGTTGACCATAAAAAGATCGGTATTCTGTATCTTTTAGCTGGTGGCTTCTTCTTCTTAATCGGAGGACTTGAAGCAGTTTTAATGCGTATTCAACTTATGGAACCAGACAGCAAGATTTTTACTGGTGAACTTTATAATCAATTGTTAACGATGCATGGAACAACGATGATCTTCTTGGCAGCCATGCCGATCATTTTTGGTTTCATGAACGCGATCGTTCCTTTACAGTTAGGAGCGCGTGACGTAGCGTTCCCTTATGTAAATGCAGTCGGGTTCTGGTTATTCTTCTTCGGGGGAGTGCTTTTGAACTTAAGTTGGTTCTTAGGCGGTGCTCCTGAAGCT contains:
- the cyoE gene encoding heme o synthase, with translation MSKTPTAYEVANKVMEPGPLSEANPTGTWKDFLTIAKLGIVMSNLITTFAGFFLALKYNNLLFSDKIGDLVLCILGAALVIAGGCCLNNYIDRDIDQLMERTIERPTVTGRISANQVLWVGIILSAIGTVMLAMTTLTAAVMGLIGLFVYVVVYTMWLKRTHSINTVIGGISGAVPPLIGWAAVDANLHWVAWILFLIMFLWQPPHFLALAMKRCEDYRKAGIPMLPVVSGFALTKRQMIWYVSALLPVSLYLFEFGIVYLILAAVLGTGWLILALSGLKTKDDMKWARMMFVYSLNYMTIMFVAMILVNI
- the coxB gene encoding cytochrome c oxidase subunit II, with translation MKKWLQKGRFLSLFAMLALLLMGCGDPTLSTLIPQGEVADKQFQLMLISISIMILVLVVVFVLYAFVLLKFRKRKGDNSTPKQVEGNHMLELLWTVIPILLLIILAVPTVMRTFEFSADAKPASKNELSIKVTGHQYWWEFEYPKEELITSQELVLPADTKVHVELSSADVIHSFWIPSLAGKTDTNPGDKNKNYMWFDTGSKTDVVYKGKCAELCGASHALMDFKVRVVSKEDYKNWVAGYKAADDKSSANADGQQVFEKNCLSCHAVGQNGGNTGPSLTGFGDKDRVAGILEHDKENLKKWIKDPQEVKPGNNMPKVNLSDEEIDAVSDYLLGLKLK
- a CDS encoding heme A synthase; this encodes MNELKRFYQIYSIITSLGMLLVLLMGAVVTKTGSGDGCGNSWPLCYGEILPTAPKLETIIEVSHRFVSAWLGLLVIILAIWAWRREPHRREIKILAGSAVFFIILQGLLGAAAVIWSQSSAVLASHFGFSLVSFASVLLIAILSFEDPDRPFIAKVSPAFKKNIYWLFAYLYAVVYTGALVRHTGSSMGCGPEFPLCNGTIFATIGSQASIHLLHRIAAIVLFIWIVYAWYHARKYYSDQKVVTKGFQFALLFVILQGVSGALIVYSNLNLFVALGHGLIISFLFGTLSYLALIVYRK